Proteins from one Bacteroides mediterraneensis genomic window:
- a CDS encoding TIM-barrel domain-containing protein — protein sequence MRQSCLFLLFFFVCVWWNGDCLAGNVLGLSSDRQIQAWTLEEKRADQVVFRRVDTRLRLIPLTGSAVRVVRSKGIAHELPELVYLPVKAPVYTLKMEGEDYILSLKDVSVKVSASDGRISFLSSDGKVILGEEGGQLQASSVQGEQTYVSTQTFHSPSDEYLYGLGQFQDGYLNVRGLTRRLTQVNTQIAVPFVMSNKGYGLLWNNYGLTDFNPASSVIALQKTGASGDKVTVNVTSTEGGKEEVRGSNVFAGSLKVESDGQYALMLDVGSSMARRHNLEIDGHTVVDVNNLWLPPTVSVLVDLKAGVHRLKAELTKEDTPKLFFRKVDQTTTFRSPVSNGIDYTFFAGTADEVIASYRAVTGEVPMLPAWALGYIHCRERFHSQKELLETASRFRREKLPVDLMVQDWQYWGRYGWSAMRFDEADYPSPREMVDSLHRMDMRLMLSVWSKVDQNSVLGKKMAEKAYYIPGTPWIDFFNPEAASFYWQNFRDSLVLPIGIDAWWLDATEPENDDLVGRRVNHSSYPGEVFRNVYPLVVNKTVYEGLRSLSANGEKQGSFSPRTVLLTRSGFPGIQRYGVATWSGDVGNDWDTFRRQIVAGLGISVCGLPWWTYDAGGFFRPGDAQYTDVHFHERFSRWLQTSVFLPLMRVHGYMTNTEFWNYGDKVTEMARKSLALRYRLLPYIYSESAWVSLEDGTMLRPLVMDFPLDTLALSLKYQYMFGRSLLVSPIVEEGPAIWKTYLPAVQGGWYDFYDNRHLSSGWVQTSVSPDYIPVFVKSGTILPLASGYADEADTALQSEWEIRVYTGTDGTYQLYEDNGTDCEYEKGACSCIRLTWNEKDATLVIGKRKGTFAGMKPVRKLKIVKVASSSNGAIEVAEKSVVYKGEELEVAF from the coding sequence ATGAGGCAGTCTTGTTTGTTTTTACTATTCTTCTTTGTCTGTGTGTGGTGGAATGGGGATTGTTTGGCGGGGAATGTTCTCGGTCTTTCCTCTGACCGCCAGATACAGGCATGGACGTTGGAAGAAAAAAGAGCCGATCAGGTGGTTTTTCGTCGGGTTGATACTCGGTTAAGGCTTATCCCGCTGACCGGAAGTGCTGTAAGGGTGGTTCGAAGCAAGGGAATTGCTCATGAATTGCCGGAATTGGTGTATCTTCCGGTGAAGGCTCCGGTTTATACGCTTAAAATGGAAGGAGAAGATTATATATTGTCTTTAAAGGATGTAAGTGTAAAAGTGTCGGCATCCGACGGACGGATTTCGTTCCTTTCTTCGGATGGAAAGGTGATATTGGGAGAGGAAGGAGGTCAGCTTCAGGCTTCTTCTGTACAGGGGGAGCAGACGTATGTGTCCACACAGACTTTCCATTCTCCTTCCGATGAATATCTTTATGGACTGGGGCAGTTCCAGGATGGGTATTTGAATGTGCGTGGATTGACGCGGAGGTTGACTCAGGTCAATACGCAGATTGCCGTCCCTTTTGTGATGTCGAATAAGGGATACGGACTTTTGTGGAACAACTATGGTCTGACGGATTTTAATCCGGCTTCTTCAGTGATTGCGCTTCAGAAAACGGGTGCTTCGGGTGATAAGGTGACTGTGAATGTGACTTCTACTGAAGGAGGTAAGGAAGAAGTACGTGGAAGTAATGTGTTTGCAGGTAGTCTGAAAGTGGAATCCGACGGGCAATATGCTTTGATGCTGGACGTAGGAAGTTCCATGGCTCGCAGGCACAATTTGGAGATTGATGGACATACGGTGGTAGATGTGAATAATTTATGGCTGCCGCCTACGGTCTCTGTTCTGGTTGACTTGAAAGCGGGGGTACATCGTTTGAAGGCGGAATTGACCAAGGAGGATACTCCTAAGCTGTTTTTCCGGAAAGTAGACCAGACTACGACCTTTCGTTCTCCGGTTTCTAATGGCATCGATTATACTTTCTTTGCCGGAACGGCCGATGAGGTGATTGCCTCTTATCGGGCAGTGACAGGAGAGGTACCGATGTTGCCGGCATGGGCCTTGGGATATATTCATTGCCGGGAACGTTTTCATTCCCAAAAAGAACTGCTTGAAACAGCTTCCCGGTTCCGAAGAGAAAAATTGCCGGTCGATTTGATGGTGCAGGATTGGCAGTATTGGGGCAGATATGGCTGGAGCGCCATGCGCTTTGATGAGGCAGATTATCCTTCTCCTCGGGAAATGGTCGACAGTCTTCACCGGATGGATATGAGGCTGATGCTGTCGGTCTGGTCGAAGGTGGACCAGAACTCGGTGCTGGGAAAAAAGATGGCCGAGAAAGCCTATTATATTCCAGGCACTCCTTGGATTGATTTCTTTAATCCGGAGGCTGCTTCATTCTACTGGCAGAATTTTCGGGATAGCTTGGTTCTTCCGATAGGAATAGATGCTTGGTGGCTGGATGCTACCGAACCGGAAAATGACGATTTGGTGGGGCGTCGGGTAAATCACTCAAGTTATCCCGGAGAGGTGTTCCGGAATGTCTATCCATTGGTGGTCAATAAAACGGTATATGAAGGTTTGCGAAGCCTTTCTGCCAATGGAGAGAAACAGGGTTCCTTCAGTCCCCGAACGGTTTTGCTTACTCGTAGCGGCTTTCCGGGTATTCAGCGGTATGGAGTGGCCACTTGGTCGGGGGATGTCGGGAACGATTGGGATACGTTTCGTCGTCAGATTGTAGCCGGATTGGGAATTTCTGTATGCGGTCTGCCTTGGTGGACGTACGATGCCGGAGGGTTCTTCCGGCCGGGAGATGCACAGTATACGGATGTCCATTTTCATGAACGGTTTTCCCGGTGGCTTCAGACTTCGGTTTTTCTGCCTTTGATGCGTGTGCATGGGTATATGACGAATACTGAGTTTTGGAACTATGGAGACAAAGTGACGGAAATGGCCCGTAAATCGTTGGCCTTGCGTTATCGCCTTCTGCCCTATATCTATTCAGAGTCTGCATGGGTTTCGTTGGAAGATGGTACAATGTTGCGTCCTTTGGTGATGGATTTTCCACTGGATACGTTGGCTTTATCTTTGAAATACCAGTATATGTTTGGCCGTTCTCTGTTGGTTTCTCCTATTGTGGAAGAGGGACCTGCAATCTGGAAAACGTACTTGCCTGCTGTTCAAGGTGGGTGGTATGATTTTTATGATAACCGGCATTTGTCTTCAGGGTGGGTTCAAACCTCGGTTTCTCCGGATTACATTCCTGTATTTGTCAAATCGGGTACGATTTTACCTTTGGCTTCCGGTTATGCGGACGAGGCTGATACGGCTTTGCAATCGGAGTGGGAAATTCGGGTGTATACCGGAACGGATGGTACTTATCAGCTGTATGAAGATAATGGAACAGACTGTGAGTATGAAAAAGGAGCCTGTTCCTGTATCCGTCTGACCTGGAATGAGAAAGACGCTACGTTGGTGATAGGTAAACGGAAGGGGACGTTTGCGGGAATGAAGCCTGTTCGGAAGCTGAAGATTGTGAAAGTCGCTTCGTCTTCCAATGGGGCGATAGAAGTGGCCGAGAAATCGGTTGTATATAAGGGAGAGGAACTTGAAGTTGCTTTCTGA
- a CDS encoding two-component regulator propeller domain-containing protein produces the protein MRNKTFIITVFFCLLPLLCKGQFCKLYTTHGEISSSMINNIYQDQKGYIWVTTEDGLNKFDGAKFTSYRTHKNDSTSLIGNHVYKVFQDSRGNLYILSTKGLQIYDYRSDTFKTIKKSSPSYNNKSITELRNGNILIGTSGYGMKTLSADSKGNYQIKDWNPSLSGYTINEIKEDQSGNIWICTEYHGVIRIDKNGKRYDYSLGAHNGNQFINCCTEDSYGNVYVGTTGRGVFVYRKADDTFQQIFNSEFPIKDLKQKEHFMLIGIDGEGIVSYNIPEKCISDTDFYIDNVNIKKSKVHSLLIDNSTNLWIGIYQKGVAFIPLQANMFGYIGSFSSLRNHIGNNCITALCDYDNGKLLVGTDNDGIYQLSNHYNFIRHLTPESNPDIPPTVMCLFKDSHQNVWIGSYLSGLSFMSSKGEDFTKVSLKDKDGNEIKRVYSLAEDAHKRLWIGTMGMGLYYTDLNAPIQKNIHVYNSNDLQDVNQWIDALYYAKNGRLYIGTYDGIKCIDTQNLKMVGQEKALLGLVVYSITEDHEHRIWAGTSDGISVMDKDLNLIEQFTTQNGLPNNSISSIVTDKNNDIWVSTNQGIAKYNPQKNSFIPFYASDGLYNNEFSRNAFCQYPDGKILFGGTNGIIFFNPDDIKIQKFQGKIRLTGFYLHDKSVNELTKSGNYHVIDTDIFNTKEINLAHYDNSFYIEFATDNFMTPQGYVYSMNNGTWNSLPKGTSRVSFSNLPVGKYEFKIKAVNGSAESDIKTILIHIHPAWYNSTIAWIIYLAIIGSIASIFIHQAKEKYRVRQEMLKHKHLEEINEAKLQFFINISHEIRTPMSLIISPLQKLISTDSDTERQKSYSLIERNAQRILNLINQLMDIRKIDKNQMKLSFTEVELIGFINNIKDTFTYQATSKNAQLNLITQLDSLKVWLDPNNFDKVIFNLLSNALKHIQSEGKINIYINTIHNGKEEAPLNNCAEIIIEDNGTGIKESEMTRIFERFYQISDDRSRSKGTGIGLHLSMSLVKMHHGTITVKNNDNQPGCSFIIHIPLGRAHLSAEDIAPETSDNTAITSSENNEFQHIPLHLEENESGDDNGKKLPRKKHSVLIVEDEDDIRNYLLTELSNYFRVLSCSNGKEALEIIMSHMPNLVLSDIMMPEINGITLLKKLKQNIKTNHIPVILLTAKNSEKDYIEGLSLGADAYIAKPFNLEILITTIENLIRNREVLRNNFSGKQEQDGQIEVVQPQSADEKLMKKVMKAINKNLNNPDLNAEMIAAEVGISRVHLYRKLKEITNQSTRDFIRNIRLKQAEILLKSEKNYSISEISQLVGFNNTTYFSNAFKELYGVSPSKYMEYCKENKDRLEEEPQNEQDKTGKQ, from the coding sequence ATGAGAAATAAGACATTCATTATAACCGTTTTTTTCTGTCTACTGCCCCTTTTGTGTAAAGGACAGTTCTGCAAGCTATATACGACTCATGGAGAAATCTCCAGCAGTATGATCAACAACATCTATCAGGATCAAAAAGGCTATATATGGGTAACAACAGAAGACGGGTTGAATAAATTTGATGGAGCAAAGTTTACCAGTTACAGGACTCATAAGAACGACTCTACATCTTTGATAGGCAACCATGTATACAAAGTATTCCAAGATTCCAGAGGTAATCTGTACATTCTTTCTACCAAAGGGCTGCAAATCTACGACTACCGGTCGGATACGTTCAAAACCATCAAAAAATCAAGTCCGTCATATAACAACAAAAGTATTACAGAGCTTCGCAACGGGAATATTCTGATTGGAACCAGTGGGTATGGAATGAAGACTTTGTCGGCCGACTCAAAAGGGAACTATCAGATTAAAGACTGGAATCCTTCCCTGAGCGGATATACCATCAATGAAATCAAGGAAGACCAAAGTGGAAATATCTGGATTTGTACCGAATATCATGGTGTCATCCGGATTGATAAGAATGGGAAAAGATATGACTATTCACTGGGAGCCCACAACGGAAACCAGTTCATCAACTGCTGTACGGAAGATTCTTACGGCAATGTATATGTAGGTACCACCGGACGCGGAGTATTCGTTTATCGAAAGGCTGACGATACTTTCCAGCAAATTTTCAATTCCGAATTCCCCATTAAGGACCTGAAACAAAAAGAACATTTCATGCTGATTGGCATTGATGGAGAAGGTATCGTTTCTTATAACATTCCCGAGAAATGCATCTCGGATACAGATTTCTATATAGACAATGTAAATATCAAAAAAAGTAAGGTACATTCCCTTCTGATAGACAACAGTACCAATCTTTGGATTGGTATTTATCAGAAAGGTGTAGCTTTCATTCCTTTACAAGCTAATATGTTCGGCTATATCGGCAGTTTTTCATCTCTTCGAAACCATATTGGAAACAACTGCATCACAGCCTTATGCGACTATGATAACGGCAAGCTTCTTGTCGGTACAGACAACGACGGTATTTACCAGCTGAGCAACCATTATAATTTTATCCGGCATCTGACACCGGAATCAAATCCGGACATACCCCCCACGGTGATGTGTCTTTTCAAAGATTCCCACCAAAATGTATGGATAGGTTCTTACCTGAGCGGACTTTCCTTTATGAGTTCAAAAGGTGAAGACTTCACCAAGGTATCTTTAAAAGACAAAGACGGAAACGAAATCAAACGTGTGTACAGCCTGGCAGAAGATGCCCATAAAAGACTGTGGATTGGGACTATGGGAATGGGACTCTATTACACAGATTTAAATGCCCCCATCCAGAAAAATATCCATGTATATAATTCAAACGATTTACAAGATGTCAACCAATGGATTGACGCACTGTACTATGCGAAAAACGGAAGACTGTATATTGGTACCTATGACGGCATCAAATGCATCGATACCCAAAACCTGAAAATGGTAGGACAAGAAAAAGCCTTACTAGGATTGGTTGTCTACTCCATTACAGAAGATCACGAACATCGTATCTGGGCCGGTACATCCGATGGCATCTCGGTGATGGACAAAGATTTGAATCTCATCGAGCAATTCACAACACAGAACGGATTGCCCAACAATTCAATTTCCTCCATCGTGACTGACAAAAACAACGATATTTGGGTCAGTACCAATCAGGGCATTGCCAAATACAACCCGCAGAAAAACTCCTTTATTCCGTTTTATGCTTCCGACGGCTTATACAACAATGAATTTTCCAGAAATGCGTTTTGCCAATATCCCGACGGTAAAATCCTGTTTGGAGGCACCAACGGAATCATTTTCTTCAATCCGGACGACATCAAAATTCAGAAATTCCAGGGCAAAATCAGACTTACAGGATTCTATTTACATGATAAATCTGTGAATGAACTTACAAAATCAGGAAACTACCATGTGATTGACACTGACATATTCAATACAAAAGAAATCAACTTGGCACACTACGACAATTCTTTCTACATTGAATTTGCCACTGACAATTTCATGACCCCTCAGGGTTATGTATATTCCATGAACAATGGAACCTGGAACTCCCTGCCCAAAGGAACTTCACGCGTTTCATTCAGCAATCTTCCAGTAGGAAAATATGAGTTTAAAATCAAGGCCGTCAATGGTTCCGCGGAATCAGATATAAAAACAATACTCATCCATATCCATCCTGCATGGTATAACTCGACTATAGCCTGGATTATCTATCTGGCCATCATTGGCAGCATAGCCTCAATCTTTATACATCAGGCAAAAGAAAAATACAGAGTAAGACAAGAAATGCTGAAGCACAAGCACTTGGAAGAAATAAACGAGGCTAAGCTCCAATTCTTTATCAACATCTCACACGAAATCAGAACCCCGATGTCGCTGATTATAAGTCCGCTGCAAAAGTTAATCTCTACCGACAGCGATACCGAAAGGCAGAAAAGCTACTCGCTGATTGAACGTAATGCACAGCGCATACTGAATCTGATCAATCAGCTGATGGATATCCGTAAAATAGACAAGAACCAAATGAAGCTTAGTTTCACGGAAGTGGAGCTCATCGGTTTTATCAATAATATTAAAGACACATTCACTTATCAGGCTACCAGCAAAAATGCTCAGTTGAATCTGATTACCCAACTGGACAGCCTGAAGGTATGGCTGGACCCGAACAACTTTGACAAAGTCATTTTTAACTTGCTGTCCAATGCGCTTAAACATATTCAGAGTGAAGGAAAAATCAACATCTACATTAATACTATTCACAATGGTAAAGAAGAGGCTCCATTGAACAACTGTGCTGAAATTATCATTGAAGACAATGGCACCGGTATCAAGGAAAGTGAAATGACACGTATTTTTGAACGCTTCTACCAAATCAGTGATGACCGGTCGCGCAGCAAAGGGACGGGTATCGGACTGCATCTGTCCATGTCACTCGTAAAAATGCATCATGGCACCATTACCGTCAAGAACAATGACAATCAGCCAGGATGCAGTTTTATCATACATATTCCGTTAGGCCGTGCACATCTGTCGGCAGAGGACATTGCTCCCGAAACTTCAGATAATACAGCTATCACTTCATCGGAAAATAATGAATTTCAACATATTCCATTACACCTTGAAGAAAACGAAAGCGGAGATGACAATGGGAAGAAATTACCACGAAAGAAGCACTCTGTCCTCATTGTGGAAGATGAAGACGACATCCGTAATTATCTGCTCACTGAATTAAGCAATTATTTCCGGGTATTAAGTTGCAGCAATGGAAAGGAAGCATTGGAAATCATTATGTCACACATGCCCAACTTGGTGCTCAGCGATATCATGATGCCGGAAATAAACGGTATCACCCTTCTCAAGAAACTGAAACAGAACATCAAGACCAACCATATTCCAGTCATTCTTCTAACGGCCAAGAACAGTGAGAAAGACTATATTGAAGGGCTCTCACTAGGAGCAGACGCCTACATAGCCAAACCGTTCAACCTGGAAATTCTGATTACAACCATCGAAAACCTGATTCGAAACCGGGAGGTATTGCGCAACAACTTCAGCGGTAAGCAGGAACAGGATGGACAAATCGAAGTGGTTCAGCCCCAGTCAGCAGACGAAAAGCTGATGAAAAAAGTAATGAAAGCCATCAACAAAAACCTGAACAATCCAGACCTGAATGCGGAAATGATTGCGGCAGAAGTGGGTATAAGCCGAGTACATCTGTACCGGAAACTTAAGGAAATCACAAATCAGTCCACACGAGATTTCATCCGGAATATCCGACTAAAGCAGGCGGAAATTCTACTGAAATCAGAGAAAAACTACAGTATTTCTGAAATATCCCAGCTGGTAGGATTTAACAACACCACTTATTTCTCGAATGCCTTCAAAGAATTATATGGTGTTTCTCCAAGCAAATATATGGAATATTGCAAAGAGAATAAAGACAGGCTGGAAGAGGAACCCCAAAATGAACAAGATAAAACGGGAAAACAATAA
- a CDS encoding sialate O-acetylesterase, with translation MKTQAYFSRVFWTLLLLSCCSFGLSAKVTLPALVSDGMVLQRNVPLKIWGTASPGEKVNLTFMKKRYHAVADEAGNWMIALPAMKAGGPYSMAVNDILLKDILIGDVFLCSGQSNMELTVNRVMDKYAEEIASYENSSVRYVKVPYAYDFSRPLEDVRTIKWQPMTKEYVQNFSALCYFFSKLLEEKTGVPVGIINSSWGGTPVEAWISEEGLKDFPEYVNQKTLYEDTALVAQIKKTEQQHQAAWNKQLYRSDAGLHGEMPWYAESYNDTDWERVDMFSDNWALRNGRPLNGTHWFRKEFVVPDGWAGKDVVLRLGCMVDADSVYVNGHFVGAVSYQYPPRIYQVPAKFLKEGKNQLTVRLFSYGSCPSFVKEKPYKLLCGNQEVSLEGTWKHKIGTVMPPSPSSTAFHYIPTGLYNGMIHPLQHYVFKGVVWYQGESNVGRWREYSSLLTAMIADWRTLFQNGNLPFYVVELADFLAPDDPGRAAWAELRKQQAKAAQESPYVTLIKNSDTGEWNDIHPLDKKTPATRLVEAVIQNEKQNK, from the coding sequence ATGAAAACACAGGCTTATTTTAGTAGGGTATTTTGGACTCTTCTTTTGCTTTCTTGTTGTAGTTTTGGCTTGTCAGCCAAAGTCACTTTACCTGCGTTGGTTTCCGATGGAATGGTGCTTCAACGAAACGTTCCTCTGAAGATTTGGGGTACAGCCAGTCCGGGTGAAAAGGTGAATTTGACTTTCATGAAGAAACGGTATCATGCCGTAGCGGATGAAGCTGGAAATTGGATGATTGCTTTGCCTGCTATGAAAGCAGGAGGCCCTTATTCCATGGCTGTCAATGACATTTTATTAAAAGATATTCTGATTGGGGATGTGTTCTTGTGTTCAGGACAGTCGAATATGGAATTGACGGTAAACCGGGTGATGGATAAGTATGCCGAAGAGATTGCATCGTATGAAAATTCATCTGTTCGGTATGTAAAGGTTCCGTATGCGTATGATTTTTCACGCCCGTTGGAGGATGTACGGACAATCAAGTGGCAGCCGATGACGAAAGAATACGTCCAAAATTTCTCTGCTCTTTGTTATTTCTTTTCTAAACTGCTGGAGGAAAAGACGGGAGTGCCGGTGGGTATTATTAATTCCAGCTGGGGAGGCACACCGGTCGAAGCATGGATTAGCGAGGAAGGATTGAAAGATTTCCCGGAGTATGTAAATCAGAAAACCTTATATGAGGATACTGCACTGGTGGCTCAAATAAAGAAAACCGAACAGCAACATCAGGCGGCATGGAATAAGCAATTGTATCGGTCGGATGCAGGGCTGCATGGTGAAATGCCTTGGTATGCCGAGTCATACAATGATACGGATTGGGAAAGGGTAGATATGTTTTCAGATAATTGGGCACTTCGTAACGGTCGTCCATTGAATGGGACCCATTGGTTCCGAAAAGAGTTTGTAGTGCCCGATGGATGGGCAGGAAAAGACGTAGTATTGCGGTTAGGTTGTATGGTCGATGCTGATTCTGTGTATGTGAACGGACATTTTGTGGGGGCTGTTTCCTATCAGTATCCGCCGCGGATTTATCAGGTACCGGCCAAGTTCCTGAAAGAAGGGAAAAACCAGCTGACCGTACGTTTGTTCAGCTACGGTTCTTGCCCTTCCTTTGTAAAAGAAAAACCGTATAAATTGCTGTGTGGCAATCAGGAAGTCAGCTTGGAAGGTACATGGAAACATAAGATTGGAACGGTGATGCCTCCTTCCCCTTCTTCGACGGCTTTCCATTATATACCTACAGGTTTGTATAACGGTATGATACATCCTTTGCAGCATTATGTGTTCAAAGGGGTGGTATGGTATCAGGGCGAGTCGAATGTGGGGCGCTGGCGGGAATATTCCTCCTTGCTTACGGCAATGATTGCAGACTGGAGAACTCTTTTTCAGAATGGAAACTTACCTTTCTATGTGGTGGAATTGGCCGATTTCCTGGCACCGGATGACCCTGGACGCGCAGCTTGGGCAGAATTGAGAAAACAGCAGGCAAAAGCGGCACAGGAAAGTCCCTATGTAACCTTGATTAAAAATAGTGATACGGGTGAATGGAATGATATTCATCCGCTGGATAAGAAAACACCGGCTACTCGCTTGGTGGAAGCAGTAATACAGAATGAGAAACAAAATAAGTAA
- a CDS encoding MFS transporter codes for MSNILSQKVSMAEKVGYGLGDCSANLVFQMMMIYQTKFYTDVFGLEGAIAGTVMLVARIVDAFVDPTVGILSDRTQTRWGKYRPWVLWTALPFMVFYVLAFYNPGIEEKGLVAVYATISYTLLMTMYSFNNTPYSSLGGVMSSDIKERTSITSVRFVFSTIAQFVVQGLTLPLVSKFSDGGDKAHGWLCTISLFAAVGFIFLLIVFFSARERITPPANQKNDTRQDIKDVLGSVPWRAMFILTLFVFITLAMWGSAMNYYFENYVDKAALFAFLDKIGLVAAEPGSSVGYHVLNAFGLIVTSPDKAYEVGFGVFNMVGALVQFFGVIFLSEFLANKYGKKRTFIVCLSLTAVFTAMFYFPAKDNIGMMFVLNFLKSLAYAPTVPLLWAMIADVADHSEYINYRRATGFIFSGVVFALKAGLGIGGAVLGFLLSGFGYASGSGVVQNDTAVQGIILSSSLIPAAFFLVGVVALFFYPISKEYNEKMQAELSERRSKNDY; via the coding sequence ATGAGTAATATTCTAAGTCAGAAAGTGTCCATGGCCGAGAAAGTCGGTTATGGACTGGGCGATTGTTCTGCGAATCTCGTCTTTCAGATGATGATGATTTACCAGACCAAATTCTATACGGACGTGTTTGGACTGGAAGGGGCAATTGCAGGTACCGTGATGTTGGTGGCACGTATTGTCGATGCTTTTGTAGACCCTACTGTGGGTATTCTGTCCGACCGCACTCAGACACGGTGGGGAAAATATCGTCCATGGGTGTTGTGGACGGCTCTCCCGTTCATGGTATTTTATGTGTTGGCCTTCTATAATCCAGGTATTGAGGAAAAAGGGCTGGTAGCGGTGTATGCAACCATCTCTTATACATTGTTGATGACAATGTACTCTTTTAACAATACGCCTTATTCTTCTTTGGGTGGAGTGATGTCGTCGGACATTAAGGAACGTACCAGTATCACTTCCGTACGTTTTGTCTTTTCTACCATTGCCCAGTTTGTGGTACAGGGACTTACTTTGCCATTGGTGAGCAAATTTTCTGATGGGGGAGACAAGGCGCATGGGTGGCTTTGCACGATTTCCCTGTTTGCGGCAGTCGGTTTTATTTTTCTTTTGATTGTATTTTTCTCGGCAAGGGAACGTATCACTCCACCGGCTAACCAAAAAAATGATACCCGTCAGGATATTAAAGACGTATTGGGCAGTGTGCCTTGGCGGGCCATGTTTATCCTGACCTTGTTTGTTTTCATCACACTGGCCATGTGGGGAAGTGCCATGAACTATTATTTTGAGAATTACGTGGATAAGGCTGCGTTGTTTGCTTTCCTGGATAAGATTGGGCTGGTGGCAGCAGAACCTGGTAGCTCGGTCGGATATCATGTGCTCAATGCCTTTGGATTGATTGTGACATCACCCGATAAGGCATACGAAGTAGGATTTGGTGTCTTCAATATGGTCGGGGCATTGGTGCAGTTCTTTGGAGTGATTTTCTTATCCGAGTTTTTGGCAAACAAATACGGCAAGAAGCGTACGTTTATTGTGTGCCTCTCACTGACAGCCGTCTTTACAGCCATGTTCTATTTCCCTGCTAAAGATAATATTGGCATGATGTTCGTGCTGAACTTCCTGAAGAGTCTGGCCTATGCGCCTACAGTGCCTTTGCTTTGGGCGATGATTGCCGATGTGGCCGACCACTCGGAGTATATCAATTATCGTCGTGCGACGGGATTTATCTTCTCGGGAGTAGTCTTTGCCTTAAAGGCCGGTCTGGGTATCGGTGGGGCTGTACTGGGATTTTTGTTGTCTGGATTTGGCTACGCTTCCGGTTCGGGCGTCGTACAGAACGATACGGCTGTGCAAGGCATCATCCTTTCTTCCAGCCTGATTCCTGCCGCTTTCTTTCTGGTAGGAGTAGTCGCTCTGTTTTTCTATCCTATCAGCAAGGAATATAATGAGAAAATGCAGGCTGAATTGAGCGAACGCAGAAGTAAAAACGATTATTAA
- a CDS encoding endo-1,4-beta-xylanase, with protein MKNKHIVSMALCSLFLMACGSNVSKMTVSEKSLREVVGDKFLMGVALNVRQSSGMDTSALKIVKRHFNAIVAENCMKSEEIQPKEGEFHFEDADRLVQLGLDNGMTVTGHCLIWHSQLPEWFCVDEKGKNVSPEVLKQRMKTHIQTVVGRYKGKIKGWDVVNEAIMEDGSYRKSKFYEILGEEFIPLAFQYAHEADPDAELYYNDYGMDVPGRREGVVKLVRSLKEKGLRIDAVGMQGHMGMDYPDIRRFEESMLAFAAAGVKVMITEWDMSALPTARRSANISDTVAFKKSLNPYPDALPDSVSQAWNKRMQEFFQLFEKHADIVERVTAWGVTDEDSWKNNFPIRGRKDYPLLFDRNYQPKDFVRKMIEEASDSVTSAKK; from the coding sequence ATGAAGAACAAACACATTGTATCGATGGCATTATGTAGCCTTTTTCTGATGGCATGCGGAAGCAATGTTTCCAAAATGACCGTTTCAGAAAAGTCATTAAGAGAGGTGGTTGGGGATAAATTCCTGATGGGAGTGGCACTTAATGTCCGCCAGTCATCGGGGATGGACACTTCCGCACTGAAAATCGTAAAGCGGCATTTCAATGCCATTGTGGCAGAGAACTGCATGAAAAGTGAGGAAATCCAACCGAAGGAAGGAGAGTTCCATTTTGAGGATGCCGACCGTTTGGTTCAGTTAGGACTCGACAACGGCATGACGGTGACAGGACATTGCTTGATATGGCATTCACAGCTTCCCGAGTGGTTTTGTGTGGACGAAAAAGGAAAGAATGTTTCTCCTGAAGTATTGAAACAGCGTATGAAAACCCATATTCAGACGGTGGTCGGACGCTACAAAGGCAAGATTAAAGGATGGGATGTGGTGAACGAAGCCATTATGGAAGACGGTTCTTACCGCAAGAGCAAGTTCTACGAGATTTTGGGAGAGGAGTTCATCCCATTGGCTTTTCAGTATGCGCACGAAGCCGATCCGGATGCTGAATTATATTACAATGATTACGGCATGGATGTGCCGGGACGCCGTGAGGGAGTGGTAAAACTGGTTCGTTCGCTGAAAGAAAAGGGCTTGCGTATCGACGCGGTGGGTATGCAGGGACACATGGGAATGGATTATCCGGACATCCGCCGGTTTGAGGAAAGCATGCTTGCCTTTGCGGCAGCCGGTGTGAAGGTGATGATTACAGAGTGGGATATGAGTGCCTTGCCAACGGCCCGCAGAAGTGCCAATATCTCGGATACGGTAGCTTTCAAGAAATCCTTGAATCCCTATCCGGATGCTTTGCCGGATTCTGTCAGTCAGGCATGGAATAAAAGAATGCAAGAGTTCTTTCAGCTTTTTGAAAAGCATGCCGACATTGTGGAAAGAGTGACCGCTTGGGGAGTGACCGATGAGGATTCCTGGAAAAATAATTTCCCGATTCGAGGAAGAAAGGACTATCCGTTGCTTTTCGACCGGAATTACCAGCCTAAAGATTTTGTACGGAAAATGATAGAAGAAGCATCCGATTCCGTAACGTCTGCAAAGAAATAA